A genomic window from Lotus japonicus ecotype B-129 chromosome 1, LjGifu_v1.2 includes:
- the LOC130734241 gene encoding TPR repeat-containing thioredoxin TTL1-like produces the protein MAAKAKNNNKMVNELGCGFMGKILQFKNHRLRNSSVHSLPIKAHSDDHGKNELKKFPNEEPKVPLRRSFTDTTLTEPQKQSTEQRLSKKSHQTPSTHQKTHQNRRNSDAARNSTSSSTGSSTSNHTKVQQNHDMNDEVKLQREPTANSLQLARISTSYQKDNDGNKSSPKEFSPLKLTGNLLVNHTPRRKSVEYTPKISSELNKRSNSSKGVMMGNIMRKNSNDLAQLLTQRQSRDPEVLKSTGNEAYKKGRFEEALALYDQAIALDSNKATYHCNKSAALIGLGRFEEAIFECEESIRLEPSYIRAHNRLATIYFRLGEAEKALDCNNSTSSGDSVLTFQAQALQKHMIKCNEARKFHEWRVILKETQSAISVGADSAPQIYALQSEALLKLVRYQEAYSIYDKIPKFSLDWCNKIFGLATSAYLLMIGAQVYLTAGRFEDALTAAQQAARVDPSNREVNAVLRRARAVTSARMSGNLLFKASKFTEACAVYNEGLEHDPQNSVLLCNRAACRSKLGQYEKAIEDCNAALMVVPGYSKAVLRRADCNAKLEHWEAAIQDYEMLLREKPGDEEVAKALFEAQLQLKMIRGEDTKDLKFGSNLVFISSNDRFRHYVTSPGMAVVLFSNKATHKQVLLVLEQTSKRFPSVNFLKVEIEDHPYLAKSEGVTSVPAFKIYKNGSKVKEISGNKHELLERSVKLYSS, from the exons ATGGCAGCTAAGGccaagaacaacaacaagatGGTGAATGAATTGGGTTGTGGTTTCATGGGGAAAATTCTCCAATTCAAAAACCACAGGCTGAGAAACTCATCTGTTCATTCACTACCCATCAAGGCACACAGTGATGATCATGGCAAAAATGAACTCAAGAAGTTTCCAAATGAAGAACCAAAGGTTCCATTAAGAAGAAGTTTCACCGACACAACACTCACTGAGCCACAAAAACAGAGTACAGAACAGAGACTTTCAAAAAAGAGTCATCAAACACCCTCAACACACCAAAAAACCCATCAAAATAGAAGGAATTCAGATGCTGCAAGAAATTCAACATCATCCTCAACTGGTAGTTCAACTTCAAACCACACAAAGGTTCAACAAAACCATGACATGAATGATGAAGTGAAGCTACAGAGAGAGCCCACTGCCAATTCCCTGCAACTTGCTAGAATAAGCACAAGTTACCAGAAAGACAATGATGGCAACAAATCCTCACCCAAAGAGTTTTCTCCTTTGAAACTCACTGGGAACTTGCTTGTGAATCACACCCCAAGAAGAAAGAGTGTAGAATACACCCCTAAAATTTCATCAGAGCTGAATAAAAGAAGCAATTCAAGCAAAGGTGTGATGATGGGGAATATCATGAGGAAGAACAGCAATGATCTTGCACAGCTTCTAACTCAAAGGCAGAGCAGAGACCCTGAGGTGTTGAAGTCAACGGGGAATGAAGCATACAAGAAGGGAAGGTTTGAAGAGGCTCTGGCTTTGTATGATCAAGCAATTGCCCTTGATTCAAATAAAGCAACTTATCATTGCAATAAAAGTGCGGCTTTAATTGGCTTAGGAAGGTTTGAGGAAGCCATTTTTGAGTGTGAGGAATCAATCAGACTAGAGCCTTCATATATCAGAGCCCATAACCGCTTAGCAACAATATACTTCAG GCTAGGAGAAGCTGAAAAAGCATTGGACTGCAATAATTCAACATCATCTGGTGATTCTGTGCTCACTTTCCAAGCTCAGGCTCTTCAAAAGCACATGATCAAATGCAATGAAGCTCGGAAATTCCATGAATGGAGAGTTATACTGAAGGAAACACAGTCTGCAATATCCGTAGGTGCTGATTCAGCTCCTCAG ATCTATGCTTTGCAAAGTGAAGCATTGCTAAAGCTAGTGAGATATCAAGAGGCGTATTCCATATACGACAAAATTCCGAAATTTTCACTTGATTGGTGTAACAAGATTTTTGGCCTGGCTACTAGTGCCTACCTCTTGATGATAGGCGCACAGGTTTACTTGACAGCTGGCAG GTTCGAGGATGCTTTGACAGCAGCTCAGCAAGCAGCAAGAGTCGACCCAAGCAACAGAGAAGTGAATGCAGTGTTAAGGAGAGCTAGAGCAGTGACATCAGCTAGAATGAGTGGAAATTTACTCTTCAAGGCCTCAAAATTCACGGAAGCTTGTGCGGTGTACAATGAAGGACTAGAACATGATCCCCAGAACTCAGTTTTGCTATGCAACAGAGCAGCATGTCGCTCTAAGCTAGGCCAATATGAGAAAGCAATTGAAGATTGTAATGCAGCACTTATGGTTGTGCCAGGTTATAGCAAAGCAGTGCTAAGAAGGGCAGATTGCAATGCCAAG TTGGAACACTGGGAAGCTGCCATTCAAGACTATGAAATGCTACTAAGAGAGAAGCCAGGGGATGAGGAAGTGGCCAAGGCTTTGTTTGAGGCTCAGCTCCAACTCAAGATGATACGTGGTGAAGATActaaggacttgaagtttgggtcaaatttggtttttatttCAAGTAATGATCGGTTCAGACACTATGTAACTTCACCTG GGATGGCTGTGGTGCTGTTTAGCAACAAGGCAACCCACAAGCAAGTGTTGCTAGTGTTGGAGCAAACCAGCAAGAGATTCCCATCAGTTAATTTCCTCAAG GTGGAGATTGAAGACCACCCCTACTTAGCAAAATCAGAAGGTGTGACCTCTGTCCCAGCCTTCAAAATATACAAGAACGGATCAAAGGTTAAAGAGATTTCAGGCAACAAGCACGAGTTGTTAGAAAGATCAGTTAAATTGTACAGCAGCTGA